Sequence from the Victivallis lenta genome:
TTCACTGTCAAACGGATAACGCCGCTTGAAGGAGCTGGATTGCAGATTCCACGCATCCTCATCCTCGGGGCCATCCTGAAAGAGCTGAAGTTCGCCGCCGACCGCATTGGGGGCGAGCACTTCGCGCCGTAACTCTTTGTCGTAAATGCGTGTGATATCGCCGCGCTCGTTGAGTTCGACGCGAAGCAGTGCGTTTTCAAGCAATGTTTCACATACTTTGAATTCCGCATTGTCAACGGATTTTTGCGCTTTTTGAATCGTAAAGTCAATGTATCCCATTGCCGGGATCGCCGCGCCGGAGATCAGCAGTTTTCCGTCGGCAGTCCGCTGAACCGGAGAGACCGTACCGTCTGCGGCGATCGCTTCGAGTGCGCCATCTCCTGCGACAGCTTCCGCAATAAAGGGATCGCGCCGCTCCCACGAAAGCGTGTTGAATACCCGGAGTTTTGCGGATTCGCCAGCAGTGCATCCGAGCTCCGCAACCGTATTGCGGATGGATTGCTGTGCCGTGTCTTTAACTTCATTGTAGTCCGCGAGCGAACGTGGATAGATCTCGGTGATACTGCTGCCGGGGAGAATATCGTGGAACTGGTTCAACAGCATTGTCTTCCACGCTTTTTCAAGGTTGAGTTCGACCTTTTTCCCTTCCCACGCCGCGAACACAGCGAGGATTTCCGCCTCGCGGAGCATGGTTTCACTGATGCGGTTCGCCTTTTTGATCTCGGCGTGGGTGGTGTAAGTACCGCGGTGAGTCTGCAAATAAAGTTCGCCATCCCATACAGGAAGTTCGGGGGCTTTGCGTTCGACATTGTGGAAGAAGCCTTCCACCGTGTCAATCCGCATATTCGGCATACCGGGGATGTGGGTCTTGGCGCGTTTGATGCGCTCCATCATCTCCTCGGTGACGCCGCCGCCACCGTCGCCGTAGCCAAAGGGATAGAGCAGTTCATCATGCAAATCTTTCTGTTCGTAATCTTTCCACGCGGTGTGAAGCTGTTCGGCGGTGATGAAACCGTTGTAGAAATTAGGCAGTTTCGCAATGTGCGAAAGGATCTCCGAGCCGTCGAGACCGCGCCAGACAAAGAGATGATCCGGAAACGGCTCTTTCGCCTGCCAATGGAGTTTGTTGGTACTGAAATAACGCAGGCCGCAGCTGACGAGGATTTCCGGCAGCGAGGCCGGATAACCGAAAACATCGGGCAGCCAGCAAAGTTCCGGGCGAGAGCCGAACTCTTCACGGTAGAACTTCAGACCGTAGAGGATCTGCCGGATCAGCGATTCACCGTTCGGCACATTGCAGTCGGGTTCGACCCACATCGCGCCGGTGTTCTCCCAGCGGCCGTTCTTTACATGTTTTTTGATCTCCGCAAAAAGTTCGGGATAGTGCTCACGGGTGTAGTCGTAAAGCTGAGCCTGACTGCACGAAAAGTGGTAGTCAGGAAAAATTTCCATGTAACGGCACGCGGTCGAAAAAGTGCGGCTGCATTTGCGCACCGTTTCCTTGAGCGGCCAGAGCCACGCCGTATCAATATGGGTGTGGCCAATCGCACAAAGCGTGCCAGATTCCGGGTCGGGGGCGATCTCTTTCATATCCGCTCGGAATTTTTCGAGCGAGGCAGCAGCTTCTTTGTCGAGTTCCGCACGCGGGAGCGTCAGATTCACGCCGAGCATTGCCTTTTCGAGGGCGGCGAGCATCCGTTTTTTCCGCCGTTCATCATCGATGACGCAGGCACATTCGTGGACAAATCCGGTATCGTGGCGGAACGCTTCGACGATGCGGTCGATGCGGTGGATTGCCGCACTGCGGAATTCGCCATGACCGTAACGATCCTGTTCGGGCTCAAAAAGCGCATTGGGAACCGAGTTGAATTCCAAAAGAAGTTCCATTTTCCCGGCGCGCGGCACGGGAATACGCATGTGGTTGATGTCGATTCCGCAGTAGAGTTTTCCGTCGATACGGAGAGCGCCTTCCATACCGCGGAAATCGAAAACAAAATAGAGGTCTTTGAGGTTTTCCGCCGGAACCTCGGCAACGGTTTTCAGAAAAACCGTTTTGCGTGGAGGAAACATTACCGGCAAATCCGTAGAGTTCCAATCATCATCCCACGTGTAGTCGCCGGGAGCGTTGTAATTCGCGGTACGGCAGCTCCAGTGCTCCAACTGCAATGTAGCTTCTACCTCAAGACCTTGAAGCAGTTCCAATTTTTTAGCAATAATCCGATCATCCATATCAAAAGGTATTCCTTTGGCGTTCCTGTCATTGGGTCGTATTTTTTATTCTGAGCGGCCGGCTAATCCAGCGAAAACGGACAGGGGTCGGCAACCAACGTTTGGTCAGGAAGATTCGAGGTTGCGAACTGGTACCACTGATTGCGGAAACAGAAAAATTGTGCAGCGTACCAGTAGCCCGGACCGCACGGTTCCAACCTTCGCGCATTGGAGTACGGTCCCAGCAGCGAATCCGAGGTCATCACAAAATTACCACCCGCTTGTGGTTCCTTGAGCAGATTTTCGTGAGTACAGAACAGTAGCCGATAACGGCCGCCAATGCGATAGATCTGCGGCACTTCCAGTTCTTCCGCAAAGAGATCGTGCCGGACTTCTTTCCCCGGGGACCAATTGTACAGATCGCCACTGGTGAAGTGTGCTACCGTCCCCCGCGTTTTCACATCGCCCGTTTTACTTCTGGCACAGAGGAAAAGGTGAAAGCGTCCCTCTTCTTCCAGCAGAAACGGATCCCGCCAGTGGAGACTTGGACGACTGCCGGTAATGACTGATTCGAACCGACTGCTGTCCAACTCGAGTAATGGGAAATCACGGCATTTCTCCCAGCGAAACAGATCTTCGGATACGGCCATACCGATTCGTCCGCAAGGCGGAACATTCGCCAGCGAGTGTCCTGTGTAGGCCATAAAATAACGGCCGTCATGGTGGAGGACGGAACCTGTCGCCAACCGGCAGTCGTCCCACTCGCCGGCATTTCCTGGAGATAGGACGGCGCCGTAAAACTCCCAGTTTTTCAAATCTCTGCTACTCGCGTGTCCGATCGACCAGCGTTTGTTCCTGTTTTTAGGACTAAAGAGACAGAACAGATGGACGGTATCCGCCGCTTCGTCCACATAAATCCAACCATCCCCCACATCGTGTCCTGGAATCTGAAACATCTTGTTCTTCCTCTGTTATGCCGGTAGATCCTGACCGGCAGCAAAAAACGTTATTGAAAAAGCCCCGCAGTACTCCAATCTCGCCAGACATTTCCCGGCTCGATATAATTTTTTGGGGGGCATGGGCATAGTATTTCAGCGTCAGAGGATTGAGACCTTTTACAGTTCACTAAGCATTTTATGCCGGGAGATATGAAGGCATCTCTCCCGGCAATATTTTAAGGATTACCGGAAATATCCCTTGTCCTGATCCTGCCAGCCGTTGCCTCTTTTCGGCATATACCAGCTGTTCGGATTATTGTAAACATAATATTTTACAGTCGGAGCATTGAGACCTTCACCACTGAATGGATGATTGTTGATATCCTGCCACTGCTCAAAAGATTCCCACGTTCCGGAACCGTCACCAACCAACACATTGCCACCTGCACTGGCATGAACTTTACTTTGCGCCAGACGAGTAGCTGTGCTGTTCAGTAACGTCATCGGGCAAAAAGCCAATGCTTTAGGACCGAGAGTCTCGCGCTTCGCCATTTTTGTGGCGCGTGTATTTCGGCTTGCATTGTAACCGGTTCCGCTCTGACCAAGAACATAAACGTATCCGGCAATACTATCGTTGGTATTGGCGGCATCAGTACATTTGTAGATGTGCCTCGAATTGGAAAGCTGGAAATCGGTTGAATTCGTATAGGATACACTGCCATATCCCTTGAGGAATGCACCGAAGTTGCTATCCTGCCAAAACTGCTGATTGCCGTAGCTTCCAGGAGGCGCGATCGGATACCAGTCGTTGTAATCAACGGAGTACATTGCCAGCTGTGTTCCATTTTGCTTGAGATTGGAAAGGCACGAAGATCTGCGTGCCGCATTGCGTGCTTTCCCCAGTGCCGGCATCAGCATTGCAGCAAGGATCGCGATAATTGCGATAACCACCAGCAATTCGATAAGTGTGAATTTAGAGTCCATAACTTTGCTGGCCGTAAGTTGTTTTGAGTGATTTTTCATTTTTTCTTCCTTTCCTTGATGTAAAGATTTTAGTCCCCGGATTCGGTCTACAATCTGTCCAAAACGTTTCGTTTATATCGCCCAAACTATACGCTCAAAACAGAAACCGCGAACGGTCAGTTAATTTCCTGCATTGAGTGATTACGAGTTTTTACTAGTTCTGGAATATTTTTTCCGGCATCCAATGCCCGGAACACGGCGTTCCCGGCCGCTTCTCCTGATTGATTCATATTCACCATCACCCGCAATGCCCCGTAAGCTCCGGCATCAGCATCGATCATGCGTCCAGCCGTAATCAAATTGCGGAATTTTACCGGAATCTGACTCCGCAACGGCCATGTGTAATACGGCGGTGTCGGCAGAGACGCATTACGCCAGCGTCGTTTGTATGCCGGTTCGCAAGGAGTAAGCAGAATTTCCGTCCCATCCAAATAACGAAAGAGTGTTCCCGGCGGATCTCGACGGTGAACATCGCTGCGGTAGGTTCCCTTGCCTGCCGCATCCTCGAAAACCTTTCCGCTGAAAAGTTCATCCAGCGTGATCCGGTAAAGCGAATGGATGTGGCAACTTTCACGAATTCCGGCTAATGATGGAACTGCTTCAATTACCGGACGCGGATATCCGGCTTCACCGACAATATCGGCAACTGCCCGCATTTGGCGGCGACTCTCGATCTCGATTTCCGTGAGCTCCTTTTGGTTTGAGGAGTCAAGCAATGGAATATTCGTTCCGGCAAACATGTATGTATTGCTGCAACAGCAGTCTGCCCCCCAAATTACACCTTCTGGCATCTTGTATTTTTCTTTGGCGGCGTGGATCATTCGACCGATCCGGTTTTCCGCCATAATTTCACGCGGCCAACGACTGAATTTCACGCACGTCGTGGAAGTCTGCAATTCTGAATTGCGCCAGACTTTACCACCCGCAAACCGTACCAAGTCTGCATCGCCGGTCGCATCAATGAAATATTTCGCCTTGATAACCGAAAGTCCGTCCTTGCCGGCAATGATAACTCCATCTACGTACGTTCCTTCACCAGAAGTGAGAACATCAGCTACCCGCGTGTGCAGAAACGGCAGTACACCGCTCTCGATAACCATTTCATCGAGTTCACAGCAGAGCTCTTCGGTGTTGAGATTCACATACCAATGCGGATTCTTTTCTTTCCAGAATTCAATAAGGCCGCGCTTTGCCATCCGATCAATGACTTCCTGTGTCAATCCGGTAATGATCTGCGACGAATAGTCCGAATTGAAGAGCGAATGCCAGTAACAGACCTGTCCAGCTGTCATTGTGCCGCCAAAACGGTTCTGCGCTTCAATGATCGCACATTTCGCACCAAGCCGAGCAGCCGTCACTGCGGCGAAAACTCCGGTACAGCTACCACCAGCTATGGCGATATCTACTTCAGCGGAAACAGGAAGTAAACGCGATAGCAATTGTGTTCTCAATTTCGTATCTGTATTCTTCATGATAATTCAGGTTTACGGTTATCAATATCGAACTTGTTATTGGTTTTTCTCATAGCTGTTTTTCTGTTGTTATTATTTGATTTGTTTTTCAAACGGTGCAACTGGAATTCCCGCCTGATTGACCAAATTCGGGGTTGCCAGACAATCGAATCCGAAACGCAGTGTCATCGGCTCCGGTTGAGCAGCGGTGACGCGAAGCATATCGTTGTTTTCACCGCAAATTACACCGGTTGCAGCCTGAAACTTGCCATCGCGTCCGGCAGTCTCCAGCCA
This genomic interval carries:
- a CDS encoding prepilin-type N-terminal cleavage/methylation domain-containing protein, which gives rise to MKNHSKQLTASKVMDSKFTLIELLVVIAIIAILAAMLMPALGKARNAARRSSCLSNLKQNGTQLAMYSVDYNDWYPIAPPGSYGNQQFWQDSNFGAFLKGYGSVSYTNSTDFQLSNSRHIYKCTDAANTNDSIAGYVYVLGQSGTGYNASRNTRATKMAKRETLGPKALAFCPMTLLNSTATRLAQSKVHASAGGNVLVGDGSGTWESFEQWQDINNHPFSGEGLNAPTVKYYVYNNPNSWYMPKRGNGWQDQDKGYFR
- a CDS encoding alpha-mannosidase; the protein is MDDRIIAKKLELLQGLEVEATLQLEHWSCRTANYNAPGDYTWDDDWNSTDLPVMFPPRKTVFLKTVAEVPAENLKDLYFVFDFRGMEGALRIDGKLYCGIDINHMRIPVPRAGKMELLLEFNSVPNALFEPEQDRYGHGEFRSAAIHRIDRIVEAFRHDTGFVHECACVIDDERRKKRMLAALEKAMLGVNLTLPRAELDKEAAASLEKFRADMKEIAPDPESGTLCAIGHTHIDTAWLWPLKETVRKCSRTFSTACRYMEIFPDYHFSCSQAQLYDYTREHYPELFAEIKKHVKNGRWENTGAMWVEPDCNVPNGESLIRQILYGLKFYREEFGSRPELCWLPDVFGYPASLPEILVSCGLRYFSTNKLHWQAKEPFPDHLFVWRGLDGSEILSHIAKLPNFYNGFITAEQLHTAWKDYEQKDLHDELLYPFGYGDGGGGVTEEMMERIKRAKTHIPGMPNMRIDTVEGFFHNVERKAPELPVWDGELYLQTHRGTYTTHAEIKKANRISETMLREAEILAVFAAWEGKKVELNLEKAWKTMLLNQFHDILPGSSITEIYPRSLADYNEVKDTAQQSIRNTVAELGCTAGESAKLRVFNTLSWERRDPFIAEAVAGDGALEAIAADGTVSPVQRTADGKLLISGAAIPAMGYIDFTIQKAQKSVDNAEFKVCETLLENALLRVELNERGDITRIYDKELRREVLAPNAVGGELQLFQDGPEDEDAWNLQSSSFKRRYPFDSEVHVSVVESGACRGVIRVVRTYRASRFEQDIIFYRNSKRLDFAMRVDWQVRNTLLKIAFPLEIRTTRATCEVQFGAFERATHRNTLLDQQKFEIPIQRWADLSESNYGITLINDSRFGCDVLENTLRLSLLRGTIHPDPVADYGYHEMSCSLVPHGGDWAAAEIVRRGWEFNTPMTVGKLPADAVSESASFLSLSGYDGAVVQTVKPAEDGNGFIVRIYEANGGRGNVKLHCAFPVHEVVECNSVEEGATPVLLKENIFDFNITPYQIKTFKFVK
- a CDS encoding FAD-dependent oxidoreductase, giving the protein MKNTDTKLRTQLLSRLLPVSAEVDIAIAGGSCTGVFAAVTAARLGAKCAIIEAQNRFGGTMTAGQVCYWHSLFNSDYSSQIITGLTQEVIDRMAKRGLIEFWKEKNPHWYVNLNTEELCCELDEMVIESGVLPFLHTRVADVLTSGEGTYVDGVIIAGKDGLSVIKAKYFIDATGDADLVRFAGGKVWRNSELQTSTTCVKFSRWPREIMAENRIGRMIHAAKEKYKMPEGVIWGADCCCSNTYMFAGTNIPLLDSSNQKELTEIEIESRRQMRAVADIVGEAGYPRPVIEAVPSLAGIRESCHIHSLYRITLDELFSGKVFEDAAGKGTYRSDVHRRDPPGTLFRYLDGTEILLTPCEPAYKRRWRNASLPTPPYYTWPLRSQIPVKFRNLITAGRMIDADAGAYGALRVMVNMNQSGEAAGNAVFRALDAGKNIPELVKTRNHSMQEIN